ATCCATGTCGGGCGATATGGACTCGCGCAGCAACCAACTGCTCGATAAAACCCTCAAGGCGCTGATTCAAAGCAGTATCTATAAAGTGATTCTCGATGTTTCGATGCTGCGTTTTATCGGCAACCAGACCATAAGCGTGTTAATTTCGAATATGAAAGAAATGCGCGCGGCGGGCGGAAATATCAAATTTCTCAACCCGCAACGCATGGTCATTGAATATCTCAAGCAAAACCGCATTTTTGAAATTTTCGAGATCTATTCATCCCGCGCCGAAGCGGTAAAATCATACGCCGACGTGGTCACTCAAACGCCACCAAAGACGGCGATCAACTCCATAGACAACCCGCCAAACGACAAAACGGAAGCGAGTAGTACGCAGAGTCAGCAAAGGCAGCCCGCGCCCGCCCGGTCGTCCGCCGCTGACCGCTCGGCTTATATCGTGAACAACGCCAAAACCGCAAAACCCGCCGCGCCGGAGCAGCCCGCCGACTCCCCAAAGCCTAAACCGATTTCCGCCGGTGAAGCGCAAGTCATAAAGAACCGCTTTGAGACCGACGAAATCATCTATGCCAACAGTTGCATGTTGGTCACATTAATCAAAATATTAGAAACCAAGGGCATTTTAAACGCCGAAGAAGCGGGCGGATTGCTCGACCACGACATGCTGACGCCTGACGAACTCCAACGTTCCTTTTCAGCAAAATAACTTTTATTTTCTTTAGGCCTTGTTCACTGAAATTCGCCACAATACTATTGTTGCGCCTGCTCCGCTTGGTTCGGGTCAATCTCCTCACGAAGCAAAGGAACATTAGCCATGAGTCCACTAGCCAATCTCATTCCCAAACGTATGTTTTTCACCAAAGGCGTCGGCTTTCATAAAGAAGAGCTACGCTCGTATGAATTGGCCTTGCGCGACGCCGGAGTTGAGATTTGCAACCTGGTGGCCGTATCGAGCATCTTCCCTCCCGGCTGTAAAATCATCACAAAAAAAGAGGGCGTCGCTGCGTTGAAGCCCGGCGCGATCACCTTCGCCGTTCAAGCGCGCGCCAGCACCAAAGAACCGCGCCGCCAGCCAGTTGCGTCCATTGGTTTGGCGTTGCCCAAACAAAAAGACCATTACGGCTATCTGAGTGAATTTCACGGCTTCGGACTGAGCAACCAGGAAGCGGGCGACTACGCCGAAGACCTCGCCGCCGCCATGCTAGCGACAACGCTGGGCGTCGAGTTTGATGAAGATAAATCGTGGGACGAAAAAGAAGAAGTGTTTAAAATCAGCGGGAAAATCGTCCACACCCGCAATGTGACTCAGACCGCGACCAACAAAAAGGGCGGATACACCACAGTCGTCGCGCTGGCGATTCTGTTGCTTGACTGACGCAACGAAAAAAGCCGTTTAATCAAAACGCGCAGGCCTTTCGGTCTGCGCGTTTTTTGTTTCGCTTCAACAATATCCGCCGATCAATACAGCGCCCAATCGTGAACATTGGTTTCATCAAACGTCAGTTTGAAGATATCCAGCCCACGGTCGCGATGTGCGGCGTAAAGATAGTCGTCTTTGATGTCCATATCCCATACCTCTATGATGGGAAAGAAGCCCACTTCGATTAAGCCACCTTCGCTTGGCTGATATACGGTAACTCCACGCCCAAATTCATTGACGAACAAATAACCCTTAGACCAGATTTGTTCTCCGGGACTATACGTTGTTGGATTGTTCGTCGTCAAAGCCGCATCGTCAGCGTTGATGAGGTAGAAACCCGATTGTATCGCAAGCGCCAGCCAGTTTTCCTCTACCGATAGCGTCCTGTTCGCCCATGCAGATGGATCCTCCGTCTCAAACGATGCCTGTGCAATTAACTGAGGGTTCGCTAAATCTCCTATCGTATAGACATGAAAATACAGGATAAAATATGGCGGCAGGAAAAAGTCGTCCGGCTGAATCTGTTCAAAACTGCTGACATATATCTTGTCGTCAAATAGCGCGTATGAATCGCCATTGAGAGGCATGTCGATCACGCTGGCGGTTGCGTCAGATATTTGACCTGCATTGATTTCATACAAAAACAATTTAGGAAAATTATTTTTAAATGAATGCGAGATGGAACCATCAATGAACTTCGCTGGCTGAATAAAAACCTTCTCATTCCAGATTGGTTGCAAAATTCCATCGTGATCAATGTTTTCGGGCAGCACTGGCGCCAATTGCTGTTCACCTAGCGACCCGTCTGGATTCACGGTGTTATAAACGCCATTTTTTAACCGCTCAATGCCAGGAGAGTACACCGCTAAAAACGGCGGATGGTTTTCCATCACATAGATTTCACCATCATCAGAAACAAATTGCGGAGAAGTACGGTCGCTTACATTCAGCGTTTTCATTCTATCATTTGCGCGGATATAGAGAAAATCGCCAGCGGCCTCGACTTCATCAATGGTTTCGGCTTCTTCAATGGGGAACTCAATCAATGTTAGCGACGCGCCGTCAGTAATATCATATACGATCAATTTGCCCGGGCCATATTGGATGAATAGTTCCGGCCCGAGAGCAATGCTTCTATAGGCGCCCGGTATCTGGGCGATGTCTGAAAAAGTACCATCCTGAAGCGTCAGGATATGATATTTTCCATCGCTGGACAAATTCATGGCAACGCTTTCGGCGGTCATGGTTGATGAGAACCCGCTTCGAGGAACAGACCCAGAGAAAAGACGAACCGGCTCGCCGTCATCGCTCCATTGCCAAATGACAGCCTGGCCCGAATAGAAAAACAGCGCCAATGGACTGCGCGTTGAAACGCCGTGGACGATTTGCGCATTTTCGATTGGATAGAACGCCGTTTCATTTATCACCAGTTCGCCGCCTTCATCTAACTTTGCGCGAACCACCCCGTTATATTCATCTTCTTCATTTCCTGCGCCATCGACGATTAAAATTTCTCCAGCGGCATAGCCCAGGTTAGATGCGCTGAAACCGCTCAGCGAAACGGTGTTGGTAAACTGCTTGACCGACAGGTATTCTTCACCAAACGACATCGAGACGAGAGTACTGTCAAATCCGGTACTGATCGCGTGAAAGGCGTGATCGTCAAAGGCAAATTCGCTGAGATTAACGTCACTCTCTATCTTCTCCTGCAAAATCGTCGCGTGTTCGCCGTCAAC
The sequence above is a segment of the Candidatus Hinthialibacter antarcticus genome. Coding sequences within it:
- a CDS encoding arginine decarboxylase, pyruvoyl-dependent; the protein is MSPLANLIPKRMFFTKGVGFHKEELRSYELALRDAGVEICNLVAVSSIFPPGCKIITKKEGVAALKPGAITFAVQARASTKEPRRQPVASIGLALPKQKDHYGYLSEFHGFGLSNQEAGDYAEDLAAAMLATTLGVEFDEDKSWDEKEEVFKISGKIVHTRNVTQTATNKKGGYTTVVALAILLLD
- a CDS encoding STAS domain-containing protein, which codes for MGMKIQTQQIGDVAVLSMSGDMDSRSNQLLDKTLKALIQSSIYKVILDVSMLRFIGNQTISVLISNMKEMRAAGGNIKFLNPQRMVIEYLKQNRIFEIFEIYSSRAEAVKSYADVVTQTPPKTAINSIDNPPNDKTEASSTQSQQRQPAPARSSAADRSAYIVNNAKTAKPAAPEQPADSPKPKPISAGEAQVIKNRFETDEIIYANSCMLVTLIKILETKGILNAEEAGGLLDHDMLTPDELQRSFSAK